One Salvia splendens isolate huo1 chromosome 22, SspV2, whole genome shotgun sequence DNA segment encodes these proteins:
- the LOC121786909 gene encoding uncharacterized protein LOC121786909 → MAPFITAIDNLHPSISNSAIKVFCLRSYQHKSAEKNDDILEDVFHDKTTLSAGIRSKGDIVLNVASSGIASLLLPGGRTAHSRFKIPVNVNEDSMCNIKPVSALAELILRAKLIIWDEAPMIHKHCIEAVDRSFRDIMLGCNEFSMDQPFGGKTVVFGGDFRQILPVIPNGTRQDVVNATINSSYLWRSCIVLRLTKNMRLLSFQYGDEASKLEAFYSWVASIGDGVIGGPNDGEVSIHLPSDIVLSNSGDSLITIISNIYPSYMNLHGLSNSLHGRAILAPTLEIVDEVNQFMISLDQSQGRVYLSSNSISNSDLTLNGFAEIHTVEFLNNLKYSCTPNHELLLKVNTPMMLLRNIDPSNGLCNGTRLIITRLGDYVLEGQVLAGHMVLRC, encoded by the exons ATGGCACCTTTCATCACTGCTATTGATAATCTTCATCCCAGTATCTCCAACTCTGCTATCAAAGTTTTTTGTCTCCGTTCCTATCAACACAAATCTGCAGAAAAAAATGATGATATTTTAGAAGATGTTTTCCACGATAAAACG ACATTGTCTGCAGGGATTCGTTCGAAGGGTGATATTGTTTTGAATGTGGCTTCCAGTGGTATAGCTTCTTTATTATTGCCCGGTGGTAGAACGGCACATTCCCGCTTTAAGATTCCTGTCAATGTGAATGAAGATTCGATGTGCAATATAAAACCAGTGAGTGCACTTGCTGAGCTCATTTTGAGAGCTAAACTTATTATATGGGATGAAGCTCCTATGATCCATAAACATTGTATAGAAGCTGTAGATAGGAGTTTCAGAGATATTATGCTTGGATGTAATGAGTTTAGTATGGACCAACCTTTTGGTGGAAAAACTGTAGTTTTTGGTGGTGACTTTAGACAAATTTTACCGGTTATTCCTAATGGTACCCGACAAGATGTTGTGAATGCTACCATTAACTCTTCTTATCTTTGGAGGAGTTGTATAGTTTTGAGGTTGACAAAAAACATGAGACTATTGAGTTTTCAATATGGTGATGAAGCCTCCAAGTTAGAGGCTTTTTACTCTTGGGTTGCCTCTATTGGAGATGGGGTTATTGGTGGTCCAAATGATGGTGAAGTATCTATTCATCTTCCTTCTGACATTGTTTTGTCTAATTCTGGAGATTCTCTTATAACCATTATTTCCAACATATATCCTTCGTATATGAATCTCCATGGGTTAAGTAATTCTTTGCATGGTCGTGCAATACTTGCTCCTACTTTAGAGATAGTTGATGAGGTTAATCAATTCATGATTTCATTGGATCAGTCTCAAGGTCGAGTTTATTTGAGCTCTAATAGTATATCAAACTCTGATTTGACATTAAATGGCTTTGCTGAGATTCATACAGttgaatttttgaataatttgaaaTATTCATGTACTCCTAATCATGAATTATTGCTGAAAGTTAATACTCCAATGATGTTGTTAAGGAACATAGATCCTTCTAATGGTTTGTGTAATGGCACCCGATTGATTATTACACGTTTAGGTGACTATGTTTTGGAGGGACAAGTATTGGCTGGTCATATGGTCTTAAGGTGTTGA
- the LOC121785976 gene encoding uncharacterized protein At5g01610-like, whose product MSCITHTLLCERDREVFIKSKREPFILVCGGGSELLKMEKALVKVASIKAGSFWVSKKAKEEISNISQDISTLSNTVEEKAKWIFNKLKGKPLKSLPDLLRDYNLPRGLFPQNITCYEFEEAKSKLIVHMSSPCEVCFKDSSVVRYSTRVKATLSRGKLTGIEGMKTKVLVWVKVSSINVEGTKSDKICFMAGVKKSRSKDAYEMPRDGLRVEEF is encoded by the exons ATGAGCTGTATCACACACACACTACTGTGTGAGAGGGACAGAGAGGTTTTCATAAAAAGCAAGAGGGAACCTTTCATTCTCGtttgtggtggaggaagtgagCTTTTGAAAATGGAGAAAGCTCTGGTAAAAGTTGCCAGTATTAAAGCAGGCTCCTTTTGGGTTTCCAAGAAAGCCAAAGAAGAGATCTCCAACATCTCTCAAGACATCTCT ACTCTGTCAAACACCGTTGAAGAGAAGGCGAAATGGATCTTCAACAAGCTCAAAG GAAAGCCATTGAAATCGTTGCCAGATCTCCTCCGAGATTACAATCTTCCTCGTGGCCTCTTTCCTCAGAACATAACATGCTACGAATTCGAGGAGGCAAAGTCCAAGCTCATCGTCCACATGTCCTCCCCGTGTGAGGTGTGCTTCAAGGACTCGTCCGTTGTGAGGTACTCGACCCGTGTGAAGGCCACATTGTCGAGAGGGAAGCTGACAGGAATCGAGGGGATGAAGACAAAGGTCCTGGTGTGGGTGAAGGTGAGCAGCATCAATGTGGAGGGCACTAAGTCTGATAAAATCTGCTTCATGGCGGGAGTGAAGAAATCGAGATCTAAAGATGCGTACGAGATGCCTCGGGATGGCCTTCGAGTCGAAGAATTCTGA